A stretch of DNA from bacterium:
TCACGAAGCGCGCCGTCGGCTGGCTCGCGAGCAAGGACCAGCGTCCCGGCGGTCCCGCGCTCTCGAGCAACGCGAGCGCGCCGCCGCCCAGCGAGGCCGCCAGCGCGTGCAGCGCAGCGGGCGTCAGGCGACAGTCGAGGCGTAGGGCGGCCGCAGCGGCCCGATCGGTGGCCGGCGCGGGCGGATGGGCGATCATGCGGAAGGGTCTAGCATCCCGGCCGGCCGGGCCGCCAGGGGACAAGAAACGGGGCGGGTCTGGGACCCGCCCCGCTCGTCGCTCACTCGTCTCGATGCTACCCAGCAGGAGGGAAACTCACCGGGTCTTGGAATCGCCTAGATGGCGTGTTCGATGAGCCAGTAGAGGATCGTGAAGGCCGACGCGATCAGGTTGAGGATTACGCGCAAGAGGCCGACGACGAATCCGAGTGCCATCTTCCGTCCTCCGGATGGGGGCTCTACGGGATTGGACAGGCGGGAGTTCCTGTTGGTTGCGCCCGGGGGCCGGCTTTTACCAGATTTACAGGCAGGGGCGGTCGCCCCCTCCAAGCGCAATTCGGGCAATGGCTTGCCAGACTAGCCCAGAGGCGGCGGGGGTTCGCCCACCCCGCGGAGCGCACTCCGGAAGGCCTGGTCCGCAGCCGCGGAGCCGGGCCGGAGGGCCTCGGCCGCGAGGGCGGCCAAGGCGGCCAGACCCTCGGCGTCGCCTTGCTCGGCGAAGAAGCTCCGCGCCTCTTCCAGGAGCAGGTTCCGCGAGGGATAGGCGGCGAACTCGAGGGCGCGGCGGTAGGCGGGCCTGGCTTCCGCCGGCCGCCCCAGCGCCCGCAGGCAGCGCGCCTGCAGGTGGTGCCACTCCGCGTAGCGGGCGAAGGCAGGCCGCGCCTCGGCGAGCTGCGCCAGCGCCCGCGCCGGCTGCTCCTCGAGCAGCGCGACGAGCGCCGCCAGATACTGCAGGCCCTCCTCGTCCGGGCTGCGCTCGAGTGCAGGGCGGAGGCTGGCGAGCGCGCGCCTGCCCTGGCGCTCGCCGAGCAGGAAGAGCGTGCGCGCGACGGCATCCCCGCTGGCCCGCCGCGGGTGATTGTAGGCCAACCAGTAGAGGATCAGTCCCGCCAGGCCCAGGATCGACGCGAGCCGCGCCGAGAACAGCCAGAGCAGAAAGGTCCCGCCCAGGAGGCTGAAGAAGAGACACCCCCAGGGCGTGCGCCCCGCGGGCGCCAGCAGCCCGATGGGCCAACTCCCCGGCGGCCCTGCCTCCGTGAGCGTCAGCGGCACGCCGCCTGGGTCTCCGCTCACGGGCGGCAGGCTCGCCAGCGGACGGCGCAGCAGGCCGGGCGCGATCGGGCGGGCGCGGAATGCGCGGCCGGCCACCGCTACCAGCCCCGCAGCAGCAGGCGCGGCAGGCGGCGGCGCACGAGGAAGGTGAGCAGGACGTTCAGCCCGGCCAGCCCGTACCAGACGTAGTTCGGCACGTCGATCGGCCGCTGCAGGCGCGGGTCGGCGGCCGCCGGCACCTCGATGCGGGGAGTCAGATCGACGCCGGCCAGAGCCAGCAAGGTCACCGCCGTGGCGATGGCGAGCGGCAGGGCGATCAGCAGGGCCACTCGCCAGAACGCCCTGCCCTCGGCGGCGACCCGCTGCCATCGCCGCGCTGTGGAGTAGCGTCCGAGCAGGGCTGTCCGCCAGACGGCCGCCTGGGTCGCGAGTTCGTTTGCAGGCCCGTCGTAGAGACGAGCATCCGCCAGGTGCTCGCGGAGCGTGCGCAGGTCCTCACTCATCGCTGTCTAGCTCCCGCCGCAGGCGCGCCAGGGCCCGATGGATACGGGTCTTCACCGAGCCGAGCGGCATCTCGAGCCTATCGGCCACTTCGTCCAGCTTCAAGTCCTCGAGGTAGCGCAGCGCGAGGATCTCCCGGTCACGCGGGTCGAGGAGGGCCAGCGCCCGCGCGACTTGCGCCGCGTTCTCCCGGCGGGCGAGCAGGCGCTCGGGATCGAAGTCGCCGGCAGCCGGCAGGGCTTCCGCCGCCTCGAGCGGCGCCTCGCGACTGGCGAGGCGCTTCTCTTTCTCGAGGTGGCGCAGCGCCTCCCGGTAGGTGATCCGGTAGAGCCAGGTGGACAGTCGGCTCTCGCCGCGGAACTCCGGCAGCGCTCCCAGGGCGCGATCGAAGACCCGGTAGAGCACGGCATCCTCCTCGGCCCGCAGGCGACGGAGCTGGGCGCGCACGGTGGGCTCCCAGTCGTCCAGAAAACGGGTTGCCCGCTGGCGATCCAGCGGCAGGTAGTGGGTCGCCTGCTCGCGGGCCTCGAGTTGTCCCTCGCTCACGGCAGGCGTCCCTCCGGGATCCTCTGCTGCTGGTTTGGACCGGGGCTTCATGCGTAGAGTTTCGCCCGAGCGAGCCGCCGTTGAAACCCTTTTTCGAAGGCCGGGGTCCAAGGGGTTGAACGGCAAGCGGACTCACCCGACACCAGACCACCCTGGAGGCAATCATGTTGGGCTCTCTTGGCTTCGCCTTCTTCGCCAGCGGCGAGGAAGTCCTGATCCCCATCATCGCGATCACGCTTGGCTGCAGCATTCCGATCGTCGCGATCATCGTCGAGTACTTCCAGAAGCGGACGAAGGCGCGGATCATCGAGAAGGCGATCGAGAAGGGCGTGCCGATCGAGAACCTGGCTCTGGACGAGCCGAGCGGCCCTCGCCTGCCCTATCGCAGCGGCATGGTGACCGCCGCGGTCGGCATCGGCCTCATCGTCTTCGGGTTCGGTGTCGGCGCCGCCATGCAGCAGTCCGGCGAGAACGAGTACTTCATCCCGCGGGCCGTTTTCGGGGGCGCGGGAGCGCTGGTCCTCCTCATCGGCGTGGCGCTTCTGATCAACGACCGCATGAACGCCAAGCGCTTCCTCAACGGGAACGGCAAGGGCGAGCGCAAGGACTACTAGCGGGAATCGGCGTCGGTGGCCGGCACCGGCGCCCGCGCTGCGGGCCGGAACTTCTGCCGGAACTTCTGGATGCG
This window harbors:
- a CDS encoding sigma-70 family RNA polymerase sigma factor, coding for MKPRSKPAAEDPGGTPAVSEGQLEAREQATHYLPLDRQRATRFLDDWEPTVRAQLRRLRAEEDAVLYRVFDRALGALPEFRGESRLSTWLYRITYREALRHLEKEKRLASREAPLEAAEALPAAGDFDPERLLARRENAAQVARALALLDPRDREILALRYLEDLKLDEVADRLEMPLGSVKTRIHRALARLRRELDSDE